From a single Lactococcus carnosus genomic region:
- a CDS encoding VTT domain-containing protein has translation MINFILHIDDYIYSMAQSVGGWTYLILFLVIFVETAAIVMPFLPGDSLLFAAGALAANPKMGFNVVIFLFLFFFAAFFGDVCNFLIGHTVGNKLIDHRFFSKLIKRKHIDEAEQYFEKNGSIAIILGRYIPIIRTFVPFVAGISQFPIREFVKRAFIAALSWSLIATGSGYLFGNIPFVKEHFSAIIMSIIVVTLLPSVIAFLKSIKKRTV, from the coding sequence ATGATAAACTTTATTTTACATATTGATGACTATATTTATAGCATGGCACAATCAGTAGGCGGATGGACATACCTCATCTTATTTCTCGTGATATTTGTTGAAACGGCTGCTATCGTGATGCCATTTTTACCAGGAGATAGCTTGCTTTTTGCAGCAGGTGCATTAGCCGCTAATCCTAAAATGGGCTTTAATGTGGTCATCTTCTTATTCTTATTCTTCTTCGCTGCTTTTTTTGGCGATGTTTGTAACTTTTTAATTGGGCATACAGTCGGTAATAAATTGATTGATCATCGCTTTTTCAGTAAACTGATCAAGAGAAAGCATATTGATGAAGCTGAGCAATATTTCGAGAAAAATGGGTCAATCGCTATTATTTTAGGCAGATATATTCCGATTATTCGGACATTTGTGCCGTTTGTAGCGGGGATTAGCCAATTTCCAATCAGAGAATTTGTGAAGCGTGCTTTTATAGCGGCTCTATCATGGTCTTTGATTGCCACGGGATCTGGTTACTTGTTTGGTAATATTCCTTTTGTCAAGGAACATTTCTCTGCTATCATCATGAGTATCATCGTGGTAACATTATTACCAAGTGTGATTGCATTTCTGAAATCAATTAAAAAACGTACCGTATAA